The Strix uralensis isolate ZFMK-TIS-50842 chromosome 23, bStrUra1, whole genome shotgun sequence genome has a segment encoding these proteins:
- the CPLANE2 gene encoding ciliogenesis and planar polarity effector 2, whose translation MAARGGSVLEPGWLLSPAGRPYLDSILQKNQRRVFGLLEHPALPPHLAAPTVTYKLFVSGKSGVGKTALVAALAGTPVSPVHHETLGIEVTTVYWPAKPRASGRPVIFQLHFWDCGDGALKKFEHLLPACKEEADAILFLFSFTDRSSFEELPAQMSRVVGPDEENLVKVVVGTKFDLSPQADVTEWDVTAFEGTWGVPVLRAGSGPGAGGGRGGLARVAPLLDALVERLWCRDQITAGIAPRDEGSPPG comes from the exons AtggcggcgcgggggggctcGGTGCTGGAGCCGGGCTGGCTCCTgtcccccgccggccgcccctaCCTGGACTCCATCCTGCAGAAGAACCAGCGGCGAGTGTTTG GTCTGCTGGAGCACCCAGCGCTGCCCCCCCACTTGGCCGCCCCCACTGTCACCTACAAACTCTTCGTCTCCGGCAAAAGCGGCGTCGGCAAGACGGCCTTGGTGGCCGCGCTGGCGGGGACCCCCGTGTCCCCCGTCCACCACGAGACCCTGG gCATAGAGGTCACCACCGTCTACTGGCCGGCCAAGCCGCGGGCCAGCGGCCGCCCCGTCATCTTCCAGCTCCATTTTTGGGATTGCGGGGACGGCGCCCTGAAAAAATTTGAGCATCTCCTGCCT gcTTGTAAGGAGGAAGCGGAtgccatcctcttcctcttctccttcaccGACCGCTCGTCCTTCGAGGAGCTGCCGGCCCAGATGAGCCGCGTGGTCGGCCCCGACGAAGAAAACCTCGTTAAGGTGGTCGTCGGCACCAA attCGACCTGTCCCCGCAGGCGGACGTGACAGAGTGGGACGTGACGGCCTTCGAGGGGACCTGGGGGGTGCCGGTGCTGCGGGCGGGCAGCGGgccaggggccgggggggggcgcggggggctggCCCGGGTCGCCCCCCTCCTCGACGCCCTGGTCGAGAGGCTCTGGTGTCGAGACCAAATCACCGCTGGCATCGCCCCCAGGGATGAGGGGTCCCCCCCGGGCTGA
- the EPHA2 gene encoding ephrin type-A receptor 2: MAGTPPAFTLLFLTAVTHLAAEEVVLLDFAKAQGELGWLTQPYGKGWDLLQNVLNDSLIYIYSVCNVLEGEQENWLRTNWIYRGVAQRIFIELQFTVRDCNSFPTAGGGSCKETFNLYYAESDVDYGTNFQKRQFKKIDTIAPDEITVQDDFASRNVKLNVEVRSVGPLRRKGFYLAFQDLGACVALLSVRIYYKRCPAVLRGMARFPETVAGVDSQTLAEVRGTCVEEAVADQAPALHCNADGEWLVPIGECLCRAGYEKVGESCQACPPGSFKAAVSPSGCRPCPPHTLPSPAAAAACPCQDGFFRAPADPPDDPCTRPPSPPQGVTAVGLGATVQLRWSPPADPGGRGDVTYSVTCEQCWPESGECRPCDGGVRYSQPPRGLMGTGVTVTDLEPHVNYTFTVEARNGVSPYSHHRSVATTTISVNQTEPPRVTSVSLDGRTATSLVLSWTVPPRQQSRVWKYEVTYSKKVDENSYSVLRCEGNSVTLPKLSPATTYVVRVQALTPDGHGAYSPQHEFETLPEGAEAMASTAVISGSVAGVFFVLLLLAALLYVLRRKKRSRPRQSAEDVYFSKSDQLKPLKTYVDPHTYEDPNQAMLKFTTEIPPSFITRQKVIGAGEFGEVYKGTLKRGKKEVPVAIKTLKVGYTEKQRVDFLSEATIMGQFCHHNIIRLEGVVSKYKPFMIITEYMENGALDKFLREKEGEFGVIQLVGMLRGIAAGMKYLANMNYVHRDLAARNILVNSNLVCKVSDFGLSRVLEDDPEATYTTSGGKIPIRWTAPEAISYRKFTSASDVWSYGIVMWEVMSYGERPYWELSNHEVMKAINEGFRLPAPLDCPSAIYQLMMQCWQQERARRPKFADIVSILDKLIRAPESLKALADFDPRVSIRLPSTSGSEGVPFRSVPEWLESIRMPQYTEHFMASGYSTIEKVLQMTSE; this comes from the exons ATGGCGGGCACCCCCCCGGCcttcaccctcctcttcctcaccgcCGTCACCCACCTGGCAGCCGAGGAAG tcGTCCTGCTGGACTTCGCCAAGGCGcagggggagctgggctggctcaCCCAGCCCTACGGCAAAGGG tgggacCTGCTGCAGAACGTGCTGAACGACTCCTTGATCTACATCTACTCGGTGTGCAACGTGCTGGAGGGCGAGCAGGAGAACTGGCTCCGCACCAACTGGATCTACCGCGGGGTGGCCCAACGCATCTTCATCGAACTCCAATTCACCGTCCGCGACTGCAACAGCTTCCCCACCGCCGGCGGCGGCTCCTGCAAGGAGACCTTCAACCTCTACTACGCCGAATCCGACGTGGATTACGGCACCAACTTCCAGAAGAGACAATTCAAGAAGATCGACACCATCGCTCCGGATGAAATCACCGTGCAGGATGATTTTGCTTCCCGGAATGTGAAACTCAACGTTGAGGTGCGATCGGTGGGACCTCTCCGTCGGAAAGGTTTCTACTTGGCTTTCCAGGATTTGGGAGCTTGCGTGGCGTTGCTTTCCGTTCGGATTTATTACAAGAGGTGCCCGGCTGTTTTACGGGGCATGGCTCGTTTCCCCGAAACGGTGGCCGGCGTCGATTCGCAAACCTTGGCCGAGGTGCGGGGAACGTGCGTGGAGGAGGCGGTGGCCGACCAAGCGCCGGCGCTGCACTGCAACGCCGACGGCGAGTGGCTGGTGCCCATCGGGGAGTGTCTGTGCCGGGCCGGCTACGAGAAAGTGGGAGAAAGTTGCCAAG cttGCCCCCCCGGCTCCTTCAAGGCCGCGGTGTCCCCGAGCGgctgccggccctgcccgccccacACCCtgccctcccccgccgccgccgccgcctgcccctgCCAGGACGGCTTCTTCCGCGCCCCCGCTGACCCCCCCGACGACCCCTGCACCC gtCCCCCCTCGCCCCCTCAAGGCGTCAcggccgtggggctgggggccacggTGCAGCTCCGTTGGTCCCCCCCCGCCGACCCGGGTGGCCGCGGGGATGTCACCTACAGCGTCACCTGCGAGCAGTGCTGGCCGGAGAGCGGGGAGTGCCGTCCCTGCGACGGGGGGGTGCGCTACtcgcagcccccccgggggttgATGGGGACGGGGGTCACTGTCACCGACCTGGAGCCACACGTCAACTACACCTTCACCGTCGAAGCCCGGAACGGGGTGTCACCCTACAGCCACCACCGTAGCGtggccaccaccaccatcagCGTCAACCAGACGG AGCCACCCCGGGTGACATCGGTGAGCCTGGATGGACGGACGGCCACCAGCTTGGTCCTCTCCTGGACGGTGCCACCGCGGCAGCAGAGTCGGGTCTGGAAGTACGAGGTCACCTACAGCAAGAAG GTGGACGAGAACAGCTACTCGGTGCTGCGCTGCGAGGGCAACTCCGTCACCCTCCCCAAGTTGTCCCCTGCCACCACCTACGTGGTGCGGGTCCAGGCGCTCACCCCGGACGGCCACGGTGCCTACAGCCCCCAGCACGAGTTTGAGACCCTGCCTGAGG GTGCCGAGGCCATGGCATCCACCGCCGTCATCAGCGGCTCCGTTGCTGGCGTCTTCTTCGTCCTCCTCCTCTTGGCTGCTCTACTCTATGTTCTCCGTCG gaaaaagaGGTCACGGCCACGCCAGTCCGCTGAGGACGTCTACTTCTCCAAGTCAG ACCAGCTGAAGCCCCTCAAGACCTACGTTGACCCCCACACCTACGAAGACCCCAACCAAGCCATGCTCAAGTTCACCACCGAGATCCCTCCATCCTTCATCACCCGCCAGAAGGTCATCGGCGCCG GTGAATTTGGGGAGGTCTACAAAGGCACCCTGAAGCGTGGTAAGAAGGAGGTGCCGGTGGCCATCAAGACCTTGAAGGTGGGCTACACGGAGAAGCAACGGGTGGACTTCTTGAGCGAAGCCACCATCATGGGCCAGTTCTGCCACCACAACATCATCCGCCTGGAAGGGGTCGTCTCCAAGT ACAAGCCTTTCATGATCATCACGGAGTACATGGAGAACGGCGCGCTGGATAAATTCCTGCGG gAAAAAGAGGGGGAATTTGGCGTCATCCAGCTGGTGGGGATGTTGAGGGGCATCGCCGCCGGCATGAAGTACTTGGCCAACATGAATTACGTCCACCGGGATCTGGCCGCCCGGAACATCTTGGTGAACAGCAACCTGGTGTGCAAGGTGTCCGATTTTGGGCTTTCGAGGGTGTTGGAAGATGACCCTGAAGCCACCTACACCACCAGC GGTGGGAAGATCCCCATCCGTTGGACGGCCCCCGAAGCCATCTCCTACCGCAAGTTCACCTCCGCCAGCGACGTCTGGAGCTACGGCATCGTCATGTGGGAGGTGATGTCCTACGGCGAGCGCCCCTACTGGGAGCTCTCCAACCACGAG GTGATGAAGGCCATCAACGAGGGCTtccgcctccccgccccgctggACTGTCCCTCCGCCATCTACCAGCTGATGatgcagtgctggcagcaggagcGCGCCCGCCGCCCCAAGTTCGCCGACATCGTCAGCATCCTCGACAAACTCATCCGCGCCCCCGAGTCCCTCAAGGCTTTGGCCGACTTCGACCCTCG